From a single Miscanthus floridulus cultivar M001 chromosome 8, ASM1932011v1, whole genome shotgun sequence genomic region:
- the LOC136474612 gene encoding uncharacterized protein, giving the protein MVGIFSRFSAGAHRRSKSVAEVVETLAPNMSTGESDPAAVPAESPHGIEVGVEFKPVEHPVEPLNLDEPVKCPLPEPSILHDGRIWKEKMSSVSTTVRTDLQVVKEGSQLEPDSSSARSRSAVPRRAILPSVSAPEHNILALLEECNVSGSRGSAE; this is encoded by the exons ATGGTCGGGATCTTCTCCAGGTTCTCCGCCGGCGCCCACCGCCGCTCCAAGAGCGTGGCC GAGGTTGTCGAGACGTTGGCCCCCAACATGAGTACAGGAGAATCTGATCCAGCAGCTGTTCCTGCAGAGAGCCCTCACGGTATTGAGGTTGGCGTTGAGTTCAAGCCGGTGGAGCACCCTGTGGAACCTCTCAATCTTGATGAGCCAGTAAAATGCCCACTTCCTGAGCCATCTATACTGCAT GATGGGAGGATATGGAAGGAGAAAATGTCTTCAGTCAGTACGACGGTGAGAACAGACTTGCAGGTCGTGAAGGAAGGGTCGCagctcgagcctgacagtagcaGTGCTAGGTCACGATCCGCAGTTCCAAGGCGTGCCATATTGCCCTCCGTAAGCGCGCCTGAGCACAACATCCTAGCGCTGCTTGAGGAGTGCAACGTCTCTGGGAGCCGTGGCTCTGCTGAATGA